The Desulfovibrio sp. DNA window CCCCCAATGTAGTTGATGCGGAGAGTGTGGGAAAGGTTGTCGATAAAGCTCATGTCCTTCAACCGGGCGCCTATACCCCAAAGGCCGGACATGGACTTGCCCACGATGCTGTCCCGGCCCATAATCGGATCGCCATGAAAGGCAAAACCAGAATAACTGTTGGGGTTATTGGGATGCAGAAAAGGCATGCGCTCCGAACCGTTGCCCAGGTTGTCGTCGTCGCCCGAAGCATACCAGCCGTAGAGACCAGGGGTGGCCCAGTCCAGTTTGTATTCCATCAGCACAGTACCCAGCCAACCGGCCCGGTTCATGGAGCTGTCGTCATATTGCACTGAACCGTATTCGAAATCCCACGAGAAGATAAAAGGATCAAGAATTGTAACCTGCCCAGGCAGGCCCACCCACACGGCGTTGCCGTACTGGGAGAGCTTCTGGTTATGACGCCCGCCGAACAGTGGCAGCAAGCCCGCACGCAACGAAGAACCGGACGCATTGCTAGCGTAAGTGTATATCTGCGTGTTGTTGACGGAGTTGTAGTTAATGGCGGGTCCGATGCCAGCGTACATGCCCCAAGGTGTCACCTTGATGCCGTCAAAGGTCAACGGCACGGTTAGACCGAAGGCATCAAGGTTATCCATGTAATTGACGTAACGGCTGGTCGCCGCTGTGGAGTTGTCATTAAGAATACGGGCCCAGAATCCAGTGACACCCACGTTATCATTGATAGCATACGAAGTGGTGATTGCCGCCACATCGTCTGCCAGCACCTGGTTGCTGTTAATAAAATCTGGGAGCTGCATAGGTTGAATACCCATGCGTACCTTCAGATCTGTCTGCGGGACAGCCCAATCAAGATACGACCATTTAACTTTTACCCATGTTCCATCTGCCCCCAAGGATGCGCCACTTGCATTACTGCCCCAGTATTGGGCTGTCCCTCGGTTATAGCCGCCAATTTCAAAGTGCACGGTTCCCGAAAGGGATTCTGAAGCGACAGCATCCAACTGCAAACGAACCTGCTGGTTAGCTTCAAACTCGTCTTCAGAGCTGTTGAACCCAGTCCTTCCATTACCGCCTGTGAAGGAACCATTGGCACCGTAGCTAAAATTGTACGCCCATCGTCCCTTCATTTTGAAATCGATGGCATTCGCTCCAGCCGGCAGTGAAAATAATAAACCTGCCGCCAAGAGTAGTACTGCTATCTTTTTCATCCTCTACTTCTCCTTTCTAAGCAGTGCACGATACACAAACTCCCTGACACCCTATTCTACAGATGCATACAGTGCAGCGTTCGTTCCTCAATAAACACAACCCAACAATGCATCTTGTAAAAACAAATCAAGCATCAAAAATCACAGTTTATAACTGTATTTTATCCAAATCTGTATTCAACACCGAGAGTTCCACAGGGATACTCCCATTTTTTTATAATTGTTTTTCCACACAACACTCGGCACGTTCCGCATTCAAGACAGCCTGCGTAGTCAAAGAATATTGATCCGTCATCGCCACGCTTGTACAAACCTGCAGGGCAAGCCATCATCAGCTTTCTGAATTCTTCAGGATCAGGGTTGTCTACCAGTTCAATATGAGCGTTGCTTTCATCCACATAGAATTTATTGACGCCAAGTTTGACATCCACGTTTACGCTGTTCATATGGACCGCACTCCTTTGAAGCCGTCTTTCATCAGGTTCAAGGGGCCAACCTTTCTGATCTCGCACCAGAGCTTTTTCCACAGGGGCTGCTCCGGCCCGTTGATGGTGAACATCTGGCGCATAACGCCCGTGACCATTTGCGGGTACTCGTTAAAAATTCTTGAATTATCCAAGAATGCTGGCAGATTTTTATAAAGGCTCATGTCCTTCATGATGAAGCTTTCATCCAGAAGGGTTTTGTAGGAGGCAAGCCCCCTCTCGCTGAAATCGTTTGCCTTGCGGGCGGCCATAACAGCCTTGGCCGCAGCCTCGCCAGAAGCCACCGCCAGATCCATGCCGCGCACCGTGTAGCCCACGTTGAGGCAGAAGCCCGCAGCGTCGCCCGCTATCAGCACACCGTCTCCCACGAGCTTGGGCACCATATTGAGCCCACCCTCAGGCACAACGTGTGCCGAGTACTCAACAAGCTTGCCGCCGCTCACCAAGGGGGCCACAGCCGGATGATTTTTAAAATCTTCCAGCATTTGCGGCACGCTCTTGTTGGTGAGGCCCACGCTGTGCAAGCCAAACACAAGCCCCAGAGAAACGGTATTTTCGTTGGTGTAAAGAAAGCCACCGCCAAGGAATCCGTTTGAAGGGTACCCGGCAAACAGCCAGGCCAGGCCATCCTTTCCTTCGCAGCCAAAACGGTCGGCCATCTGGGCGGGGGTCAACTCTATGAGTTCTTTCACACCAACGGCCACAGTGTGGGGCGTGACCTTGTCGACCATGCCGAGCTGCTCGCCCAGTATGGAATTGACGCCGTCCGCCAGTATGACCACATGGGCCTCAAGCTCATCATCGCCAGCTTTTACGCCGCAGACCTTGCCGTCGCGCACGATAAGCTCTTCGACCCGCACGCCGGGAATAGGCTGCGCCCCGGCGCTTTCGGCCTTTTCCATAAACCACTGATCAAACTTGCCGCGCAGGATCGTGTACGACTGCTCCTCGGGTCGCATGGAACGCGCGGTCTGGTAGTCCATGGTCACGGCACTGTCTGCGGTCAGAAATGAAATCTTTTCGCGGGCGACGCGACGTTCAATCGGAGCCTCGTCAACAAACCCGGGTATGATCTTTTCCAGGCTGTGCGCGTAGAGGCGCCCGCCAGTCATATTTTTGCTGCCAGCGTAGTTGCCCCGCTCTATCAGCAGAACAGAGAGACCTTCCTTGGCAAGCAGATAGCCAGCGGTGCAGCCAGCCAAACCGGCCCCCACGATAATTGCGTCAAACTTGTCATCCGACATAGCGCCACCTCTCGTCATAATTTTGCATCAGCCCTTGAGCGTCATTCGGGCCCGCACAACTTGAATCTTTACCCTGCGCTGCTGCATCCCTTGCCCACACCGGTCACGCCTTGCGGCAAAAATCGTCTACAACCGGTATACAGTCACAACAACAATGGAGGCTGCCTTGTTTTACGGTTTTCTCGATCGGTGACGCATCCTCTCGAGAAAACCGTTTCCACGGGTTCTTTGCGCCGACACTACATACGTAAGTCAGCATTTTTACATTATTTATTTTAAAAGACTGGTCAGGCCGGGCAATACCTTATACAGGTCTCCCACAATGCCGTAGTCCACAAAATTGAAGATGGGAGCGTTTTTGTCCTTACTTACCGCGATGATTACCTTGGAACCGTTGGCCCCAACCATGTGCTGAATCTGGCCGGAAACGCCCACGGCAAAGTACACGTCGGCCTTCAGCATCACGCCCGAGACGCCAATGTAGCGTTCACGCTCCATCCAGCCTTCGCCTTCAGCCACGGGGCGAGAGCAGCCAAGCTCCGCTCCGATGACCGTGGCGAGATTTTCCGCCAGGGCGAGATCTTCTTTTTTGGCAAATCCGCGCCCTACGCAAAGCACCTTTTTGGCTTTACACAGATCAACAGAACTGCCCTGTTTTGGCGTCTGTCCCACAACCTTGGGCATAATGGCCGGGGGCACAAAAGCGCCCTGCTTCAGTTCGGCCTTGCGTGAAGCGTCCGGGGCTGCTGGTTCGAACGAGCCGGAGGACAGAGTAAGAACGCAGACCGGTGAGGTGATCTTTTCGCTGCCAGAGGCCAACCCGCCAAAAACCATGCGACCGACGGTAACGGAGTCGGCAATTTCAACCTTGGTCACTTCATTGGCTACAGCCGCGCCAAGCTGCACGCCCATGCGGGCGGCCAGGGCACGACCGCGCTTGCTGGGGGGCAACAAAACCATGGCCTTTTTGCCGCAACCGGCGACCAAGGCGGAAAAGGAGGGGGCGTAATCTTCAAGCATTACGTCTTGCTGCGGGGCAAACGTGTAAACGACGCCAGCGCCAAGCGATGCTGCGTACTGGGCGTCCTCGTCGGTGCCCACCACAAAAGCGCACACGTCTTCGCCCAGGGCGAGCGCCCCGGCGATGATTTCGGGCAGGCGGTCCTTTTTATCGCTGAACACAAAAATTATGGGCATTTTAGACATTGCTCACTCCTTACAGCTAGTTCAAAATCTTTCGGATATTGGCCGCAAAAGCTGCGATCTGTTCTTCCGAATCGCCCTCGATGATTTCCCTCTTCCGATCAGCCTGATCAGGGGCAAGGATGGAGAGCACTGTGCTGGCGGGGGCAGAACTATAACCAGCATCTGCCAGCGAAATTTCCTCCACAGGCTTTTTGCTGGCTGCCAGAATGGCCTTCATGCTCGGGATCTTGGGCACGTTGATGTCGGTGGTGACGGAAAGAACCGCAGGCAAGGGCACTTCGACGATTTCCACTTCGTCCTCCAGATCACGTTCTACCCGTGCAGTGGAACCGTTGATCGTGATTTTGCCCACGCTGTTGATTGTGGGCACGCCCAAAAGCTCGCCCAAAAGCAGGCCGGTCTGCTGCGCGTAAAGGTCGGCCGAACCTTCGCCGCACAAAATGAGGTCAAAACCCAATTTTTTTGCGGCTCCAGCCATGATTTTTGCGGTTTCACCGGGCAGGATTCCGGCAAGGGCCTCGTCGCCCACAACGGCAAGGCTGTCTGCCCCACGGGACAAAATATCCTTGCGAACCTTGGTGTTGCTCGTGCTTACCTTTGCGCCCACAGTCAGGGCAGTTACTGTGCTGCCCTCCTGGGTAGCCGCCAGTTCCACGCCGGCTTCCAGGGCATTCAGGTCATAAAGGCTGATCTTCAAACCGGCGGTGTCCAGTTTGAGGGTTTTATCGTTATTTACGGATATGTCCTGTTCTTCAGGAACAATCTTGCAGCAGGAAATGATTTTCATAGTTCTCCTCGCGTCTTATTAGTGTAATATTGAGATGCTATGTATTTTTGTGGACAAGCTACGAGACAAATACAGTGTGTATTCGCTAAATTCCGTATTCTCTGGCCTCCCTACACTTGTTCAGAACAATGGTCAGGCCAGTCCCCAGACCACCAAGTAAAATGATAAAGATGGTCATTGGCGCATATGAACCACTGGTGCCGTGTAGCACCCCCGCCACATAGGGCCCCAGAAA harbors:
- a CDS encoding outer membrane homotrimeric porin, giving the protein MKKIAVLLLAAGLLFSLPAGANAIDFKMKGRWAYNFSYGANGSFTGGNGRTGFNSSEDEFEANQQVRLQLDAVASESLSGTVHFEIGGYNRGTAQYWGSNASGASLGADGTWVKVKWSYLDWAVPQTDLKVRMGIQPMQLPDFINSNQVLADDVAAITTSYAINDNVGVTGFWARILNDNSTAATSRYVNYMDNLDAFGLTVPLTFDGIKVTPWGMYAGIGPAINYNSVNNTQIYTYASNASGSSLRAGLLPLFGGRHNQKLSQYGNAVWVGLPGQVTILDPFIFSWDFEYGSVQYDDSSMNRAGWLGTVLMEYKLDWATPGLYGWYASGDDDNLGNGSERMPFLHPNNPNSYSGFAFHGDPIMGRDSIVGKSMSGLWGIGARLKDMSFIDNLSHTLRINYIGGTNDPGVLKKINRSTGSWMSANDGSIAGREGLYLTRNDAVLEFGLSNKYKMYDNFVVYVDANYDALYLDKSKTVWGNSRMNGKSDNVRDAWNVGVTFVYQF
- a CDS encoding ferredoxin family protein — protein: MNSVNVDVKLGVNKFYVDESNAHIELVDNPDPEEFRKLMMACPAGLYKRGDDGSIFFDYAGCLECGTCRVLCGKTIIKKWEYPCGTLGVEYRFG
- a CDS encoding FAD-dependent oxidoreductase, whose translation is MSDDKFDAIIVGAGLAGCTAGYLLAKEGLSVLLIERGNYAGSKNMTGGRLYAHSLEKIIPGFVDEAPIERRVAREKISFLTADSAVTMDYQTARSMRPEEQSYTILRGKFDQWFMEKAESAGAQPIPGVRVEELIVRDGKVCGVKAGDDELEAHVVILADGVNSILGEQLGMVDKVTPHTVAVGVKELIELTPAQMADRFGCEGKDGLAWLFAGYPSNGFLGGGFLYTNENTVSLGLVFGLHSVGLTNKSVPQMLEDFKNHPAVAPLVSGGKLVEYSAHVVPEGGLNMVPKLVGDGVLIAGDAAGFCLNVGYTVRGMDLAVASGEAAAKAVMAARKANDFSERGLASYKTLLDESFIMKDMSLYKNLPAFLDNSRIFNEYPQMVTGVMRQMFTINGPEQPLWKKLWCEIRKVGPLNLMKDGFKGVRSI
- a CDS encoding FAD-binding protein; the encoded protein is MSKMPIIFVFSDKKDRLPEIIAGALALGEDVCAFVVGTDEDAQYAASLGAGVVYTFAPQQDVMLEDYAPSFSALVAGCGKKAMVLLPPSKRGRALAARMGVQLGAAVANEVTKVEIADSVTVGRMVFGGLASGSEKITSPVCVLTLSSGSFEPAAPDASRKAELKQGAFVPPAIMPKVVGQTPKQGSSVDLCKAKKVLCVGRGFAKKEDLALAENLATVIGAELGCSRPVAEGEGWMERERYIGVSGVMLKADVYFAVGVSGQIQHMVGANGSKVIIAVSKDKNAPIFNFVDYGIVGDLYKVLPGLTSLLK
- the fixA gene encoding putative electron transfer flavoprotein FixA: MKIISCCKIVPEEQDISVNNDKTLKLDTAGLKISLYDLNALEAGVELAATQEGSTVTALTVGAKVSTSNTKVRKDILSRGADSLAVVGDEALAGILPGETAKIMAGAAKKLGFDLILCGEGSADLYAQQTGLLLGELLGVPTINSVGKITINGSTARVERDLEDEVEIVEVPLPAVLSVTTDINVPKIPSMKAILAASKKPVEEISLADAGYSSAPASTVLSILAPDQADRKREIIEGDSEEQIAAFAANIRKILN